A single region of the Candidatus Latescibacter sp. genome encodes:
- the miaA gene encoding tRNA (adenosine(37)-N6)-dimethylallyltransferase MiaA produces MNHKVLIIAGPTASGKKEFALRAAERFNGEIVSADSRKVYRYLDIGTAKPSREERERIPHHLIGIIEPDEPFSAGEWVRRASGAVSGILERGKLPIISGGTGFYIEAFMQGLSEGISVDAELRNELARELAEYGGDALYNKLEQVDPVRAAELHVHDTFRVLRSLEIFYSTGQVYSELRKNAKITGGEYDYFSVGIALGRPVLYRRINERVDRMVKAGLLDELSAILARGYARGLPSLDTVGYKEWFPYLDGADSFENC; encoded by the coding sequence ATGAATCATAAAGTGCTCATCATAGCCGGGCCGACAGCCTCCGGAAAGAAGGAGTTTGCCCTCCGCGCGGCGGAACGTTTCAACGGCGAAATCGTGAGCGCCGATTCACGCAAGGTATACCGTTACCTGGATATAGGCACCGCCAAGCCATCGCGGGAAGAAAGAGAGCGAATACCTCATCACCTTATCGGCATCATCGAGCCGGATGAACCGTTCAGCGCCGGAGAATGGGTGCGGAGGGCTTCAGGAGCGGTGAGCGGAATTCTGGAGCGCGGGAAGCTGCCGATCATCTCCGGAGGAACCGGATTCTACATCGAAGCGTTCATGCAGGGTCTTTCAGAAGGGATATCTGTTGATGCGGAACTTCGGAATGAGCTTGCACGGGAGCTTGCTGAGTATGGCGGGGATGCCCTGTACAACAAACTGGAGCAGGTTGATCCCGTGCGGGCGGCGGAGCTCCACGTGCATGATACATTCCGTGTGCTGCGTTCGCTGGAAATCTTTTATTCCACCGGGCAGGTTTACTCGGAGCTAAGGAAAAACGCGAAGATTACCGGCGGAGAATATGATTACTTTTCAGTCGGGATAGCTCTTGGGCGCCCGGTATTATACCGGCGGATCAACGAGCGGGTGGATCGGATGGTGAAAGCGGGGCTGCTCGATGAACTTTCTGCGATTCTGGCCCGGGGATATGCTCGCGGCCTGCCTTCTCTGGATACCGTAGGGTACAAAGAGTGGTTTCCGTATCTGGACGGCGCCGATTCATTTGAAAACTGC
- the mutL gene encoding DNA mismatch repair endonuclease MutL, whose product MAKVKVLPDIVANKIAAGEVVERPASVVKELVENAVDAGASTIVVEIEDGGKRLIRVSDDGEGMGRDDALLAIERHATSKIESVEDIENILTLGFRGEALPSIISVSRAVIDTRREGDTFGTRLVIDGGVLKQVSDIGRDTGTDVEVKNLFYNLPARRKFLGAEATELKHVRAILYDYAVAAHGLSLTLISDGREVFSYRGCSSREEMLPYIFGETLADLMVPLKVSTEGTEISGFIGKPESARASGINQYIVMNGRPIRSRSISKALIDGYGPTVARGMFPPFVLYFETDPARVDVNVHPTKREVRIHREFPLLQALKEAVAEVIQSMAAAPDLAETRWPFSDYRQKVTPVTMYNPPPDHWQDDIPRIPEKSSGGQTGMEFPAAVREPERDSFAPGLRESVQSYEAPSFWQLKDRYIVSTIKEGAIIIDQHVAHERILYEETLDRIQGKQAPAQQLLFPLTLDFSGADFDVLAQMIPFLNQIGFGVREFGERSVIVDAIPSGMTEFGEGRIFSEFIEEMRIHGKITSGYMDKFAAAVACRSAIKAGKSLNQAEMQYLVDRLFAARSPFVCPHGRPTVVKLTLDELDRRFGR is encoded by the coding sequence CCGGCGCCTCGACCATTGTCGTTGAAATCGAGGACGGCGGGAAACGGCTGATCCGGGTATCCGATGACGGGGAGGGGATGGGCCGCGATGACGCCCTTCTCGCCATCGAACGTCACGCCACCTCAAAAATCGAGAGTGTGGAGGACATCGAGAACATCCTCACACTCGGTTTCCGGGGCGAGGCGCTCCCTTCCATTATTTCTGTTTCGCGGGCGGTTATCGACACCCGGAGAGAAGGGGATACGTTCGGGACGCGGCTTGTTATAGACGGGGGAGTCCTCAAGCAGGTCTCCGACATAGGCCGTGACACCGGAACGGATGTGGAAGTCAAGAACCTGTTTTACAATCTCCCGGCGCGGCGGAAATTTCTTGGAGCAGAAGCCACAGAGCTCAAGCATGTGCGGGCTATCCTCTACGATTATGCTGTGGCGGCGCACGGTCTCTCCCTGACCCTCATTTCCGATGGGAGGGAAGTTTTCTCGTATCGCGGCTGCAGCAGCCGTGAAGAAATGCTGCCTTATATTTTCGGCGAGACGCTTGCCGACCTCATGGTCCCGCTTAAGGTGAGTACTGAAGGCACGGAGATAAGCGGCTTCATCGGGAAACCGGAATCGGCCCGCGCATCCGGCATCAATCAGTACATCGTTATGAACGGCCGGCCTATCCGCTCCCGGAGCATCTCGAAGGCGCTCATCGATGGGTATGGCCCCACCGTAGCCAGGGGGATGTTTCCGCCTTTTGTGCTCTATTTTGAAACCGATCCCGCGCGGGTAGATGTGAATGTCCATCCCACCAAGCGTGAAGTCCGTATCCACCGTGAATTTCCCCTTCTTCAGGCGCTGAAGGAGGCTGTGGCGGAGGTGATCCAGAGTATGGCGGCGGCACCCGATCTTGCGGAGACGCGATGGCCGTTCAGCGATTACCGTCAGAAAGTCACCCCGGTGACCATGTACAATCCGCCGCCTGACCACTGGCAGGATGATATACCCCGTATCCCGGAGAAAAGCAGCGGCGGGCAGACAGGTATGGAATTTCCAGCCGCCGTGCGGGAACCGGAGAGAGACAGTTTCGCTCCGGGTCTCCGGGAGTCTGTACAGTCCTATGAAGCGCCGTCTTTTTGGCAGTTGAAAGACCGCTATATCGTATCCACAATCAAGGAGGGAGCGATCATCATCGATCAGCACGTCGCCCACGAACGCATCCTCTACGAGGAAACTCTCGACCGCATCCAGGGTAAGCAGGCCCCGGCACAGCAGCTCCTCTTTCCGCTGACCCTTGATTTCTCGGGCGCGGATTTCGATGTCCTGGCGCAGATGATTCCCTTCCTGAACCAGATCGGTTTCGGAGTCCGTGAATTCGGCGAGCGCTCGGTCATCGTGGATGCCATACCTTCCGGGATGACCGAATTCGGCGAGGGGAGAATTTTTTCCGAGTTCATCGAGGAAATGCGCATCCACGGCAAAATCACCTCCGGCTACATGGACAAGTTCGCCGCCGCTGTGGCCTGCCGTTCCGCAATCAAGGCCGGAAAGTCCCTCAATCAGGCAGAGATGCAGTACCTGGTGGACAGGCTGTTCGCGGCACGGTCGCCCTTTGTCTGCCCGCATGGCAGGCCCACGGTGGTGAAACTGACCCTTGATGAACTTGACCGCAGGTTCGGGCGGTAA